One window of the Mobula birostris isolate sMobBir1 chromosome 19, sMobBir1.hap1, whole genome shotgun sequence genome contains the following:
- the srd5a1 gene encoding 3-oxo-5-alpha-steroid 4-dehydrogenase 1, giving the protein MSRFLLYVDNESEFLIKVLSWLLMLLGGCIFLYRQINLPYGRHVTDAYRFRINVKVAWFFQEIPALAIPLYFFFRVYDRPLLLPNQLLLGMFICHYSQRSLLFPFLIRGGKSTPLSTFATALLFCICNGYLQAMNLVKHAVYTSDWITDPRFLTGSALWFLGLLVNLHSDNILRNLRKPGETGYKIPQGGLFEYVTAANFFGEIVEWMGFAVACWSLPSTAFAVFTFLMLVTRAVQHHRWYLEKFEDYPKTRKILIPFMY; this is encoded by the exons ATGTCTCGGTTCCTTTTATATGTGGATAATGAAAGCGAGTTCCTGATAAAGGTGCTGTCGTGGCTGCTTATGCTTCTGGGTGGCTGCATTTTCTTGTACAGGCAGATAAATTTGCCTTACGGGAGGCATGTCACCGATGCATACAGATTTCGCATCAACGTTAAGGTTGCTTGGTTTTTCCAAGAGATCCCAGCCCTGGCAATCCCACTGTATTTCTTTTTCAGGGTTTACGACAGACCCTTGCTACTTCCTAATCAGCTCTTGCTCGGCATGTTTATTTGTCACTACAGCCAGAG GTCACTGTTATTCCCCTTTTTAATCAGAGGAGGAAAGTCGACACCCTTGAGTACCTTTGCAACTGCTTTGCTGTTTTGTATATGTAATGGATACCTACAGGCTATGAATCTAGTCAAGCATGCTGTTTACACCTCTGATTGGATAACTGATCCACGCTTCCTCACAG GGTCAGCTCTCTGGTTTCTTGGATTGTTAGTGAACCTGCATTCTGACAACATACTCAGAAACCTGCGAAAACCTGGTGAAACTGGATACAAAATCCCACAAG gAGGACTGTTTGAATATGTGACCGCTGCCAACTTCTTTGGAGAAATAGTTGAATGGATGGGGTTTGCTGTAGCCTGCTGGTCACTGCCGAGTACAGCATTTGCTGTATTTACCTTTCTCATGCTTGTTACTCGGGCTGTACAACATCATCG GTGGTATCTGGAAAAGTTTGAAGATTATCCAAAGACGAGAAAGATTTTGATACCTTTCATGTATTGA